Proteins from a single region of Anaerolineae bacterium:
- a CDS encoding penicillin-binding protein 2, which yields MNHPEIFRRRLQVVAAALVVVSVFLVVRLATIQFQLDPEALAYFQGQTRQYRRLVEYLPTRGQIYDRDGELFAVNQLQYAIGANPPLITDKVGAARQLAVALNGDELAIYEALTSDRPWVQIARPVSAAVGQAVQDLGIFGVEISPIPSRAYPQGMLGAQVIGFVGGDQRGNFGVEGAYQRELAGESLVEEESAIPFEVSALVTPRHGRDLVLTLDRDVQFLAEAELMRAIDVTGAERGTILIMNPRTGAILAMANFPSYDPNIYYEVDNPRLFQNAAISEQYEPGSVFKIVTLAAGIEEGVILPGSTYNDQASMECGGITIWNWDRASHGLIDMTQVMVQSLNVGTATVAREMGPTRFYRMVKAFGFGEPTRVDLQGEAAGTVPMPGDTVWQESQICTNSFGQGIAVTPLQMLTAVNAIANDGLMMQPHVVHQIIDGKTVYTTQPSPMGRPVSVQTARMIRDMLVQTVQYGTPDAQVPGYTIAGKTGTAQIPIPGGYEQDKSIVSFVGFLPADDPQVSILIKLDRPREYWGSVVAAPIFAHLVERLVILLEIPPDSVRQELASQGGILEAVDR from the coding sequence GTCGTGGCTGCAGCGTTGGTTGTTGTTAGCGTCTTTCTGGTGGTGCGGCTGGCGACCATTCAGTTCCAGCTGGACCCGGAGGCGCTGGCCTACTTTCAGGGGCAGACTCGCCAGTACCGGCGACTGGTTGAATACCTGCCGACCCGCGGGCAAATCTACGATCGCGACGGTGAGCTATTCGCCGTCAATCAACTGCAGTACGCCATCGGAGCTAACCCACCGCTGATCACTGATAAGGTGGGCGCGGCGCGGCAACTGGCGGTGGCGCTCAACGGCGACGAACTGGCGATTTACGAAGCGCTGACCTCTGACCGGCCCTGGGTGCAGATCGCCCGGCCGGTCAGCGCGGCGGTCGGCCAGGCGGTGCAGGACCTGGGCATCTTTGGCGTCGAGATTTCGCCCATCCCTTCCCGCGCCTATCCGCAGGGTATGCTGGGCGCACAGGTGATCGGGTTTGTGGGCGGCGATCAGCGCGGCAATTTCGGCGTGGAAGGCGCGTACCAGCGCGAACTGGCCGGTGAGAGCCTGGTCGAAGAAGAGAGCGCCATCCCGTTCGAGGTTTCCGCGCTGGTGACTCCCCGGCACGGGCGCGACCTGGTGCTGACCCTGGATCGGGATGTCCAGTTCCTGGCGGAAGCGGAGTTGATGCGTGCCATCGACGTGACCGGGGCGGAGCGTGGTACGATCCTGATCATGAACCCGCGCACCGGGGCCATTCTGGCGATGGCCAACTTTCCTTCGTATGACCCCAATATCTACTACGAAGTGGACAACCCGCGGCTGTTTCAGAACGCGGCGATCAGCGAGCAGTACGAGCCGGGATCGGTCTTTAAGATCGTGACTCTGGCGGCGGGGATCGAGGAAGGGGTCATCCTGCCGGGCAGTACGTATAACGACCAGGCCAGCATGGAGTGCGGCGGGATCACGATCTGGAACTGGGATCGCGCCTCTCACGGCCTGATCGACATGACCCAGGTAATGGTGCAATCGCTCAACGTGGGCACGGCAACCGTAGCCCGCGAGATGGGGCCGACTCGCTTCTACCGTATGGTCAAGGCGTTTGGCTTCGGCGAGCCAACCCGCGTTGACCTGCAGGGGGAGGCTGCCGGGACAGTGCCCATGCCGGGCGACACCGTCTGGCAGGAAAGCCAGATTTGCACTAACAGCTTCGGGCAGGGGATCGCCGTGACGCCGTTGCAGATGCTGACGGCGGTCAACGCCATCGCCAATGACGGGTTGATGATGCAGCCGCATGTGGTGCACCAGATCATCGATGGCAAGACGGTCTACACGACCCAGCCCTCGCCGATGGGACGCCCGGTATCTGTCCAGACCGCCCGCATGATCCGCGACATGCTGGTGCAGACCGTGCAGTACGGGACGCCGGACGCGCAGGTGCCCGGCTACACCATCGCTGGCAAGACCGGCACGGCCCAGATTCCCATCCCCGGCGGCTATGAGCAGGACAAGTCAATTGTGTCGTTTGTGGGGTTTCTGCCTGCCGACGACCCTCAGGTGTCTATCCTGATCAAACTGGATCGCCCGCGGGAATACTGGGGCAGTGTGGTTGCTGCGCCCATCTTCGCCCATCTGGTGGAACGGCTGGTGATCCTGCTGGAAATCCCACCGGATAGCGTGCGGCAGGAACTGGCGTCGCAGGGCGGCATACTCGAAGCAGTAGATCGCTAG
- a CDS encoding phospho-N-acetylmuramoyl-pentapeptide-transferase: MGDLPVALTMLSLSFLLAVIWGDPFIIVLKRLGLGKRILESLPGSHQVKAGTPTFGGILIIVPAVLLTLALNLASLLNPEIRTGASILMPLGVLLGYGLLGMLDDWEGVQGKRERGQGISARAKLAGQVVLALVAATVMSLWNGGFQHANTVFLPFIGIPISLPPWIWIPVAAFIIVASSNAINLTDGLDGLAGIIAAMAYGTYGLIAYLQGQIFLTQFCFIIAGACFAFLWYNAFPAQLFMGDTGALALGAALGVVALMTGQWALLPVIAFVPVAETLSVVVQIAYLRRTGRKLLRMSPLHLHYQEMGWSEVQVVQRFWIIALVGSMLGIALALV; encoded by the coding sequence GTGGGGGATTTGCCTGTTGCATTGACGATGCTCAGCCTGTCCTTCTTGCTGGCGGTGATCTGGGGCGACCCGTTCATCATTGTGCTGAAGCGACTGGGCCTGGGCAAGCGGATTCTGGAGAGCCTGCCGGGAAGCCATCAGGTCAAAGCCGGGACGCCAACATTCGGCGGCATCCTGATCATTGTGCCCGCCGTCTTGCTGACGCTGGCGCTCAACCTGGCCAGTCTGCTCAACCCGGAAATTCGTACCGGCGCCAGTATCCTGATGCCGCTGGGAGTGCTGCTGGGCTACGGGCTGCTGGGTATGCTGGACGACTGGGAAGGGGTGCAGGGCAAGCGCGAGCGCGGGCAAGGCATTTCCGCGCGGGCCAAGCTGGCCGGGCAGGTTGTCCTGGCGCTGGTGGCGGCCACGGTCATGTCCCTGTGGAATGGCGGTTTTCAGCACGCTAACACGGTCTTTCTGCCTTTCATTGGCATCCCGATTTCACTCCCGCCCTGGATCTGGATTCCGGTTGCGGCGTTCATCATTGTGGCGTCTTCCAACGCGATCAACCTGACTGACGGCCTGGATGGGCTGGCCGGGATCATTGCTGCGATGGCCTATGGCACTTACGGCCTGATCGCCTACCTGCAGGGCCAGATCTTCTTGACCCAGTTCTGTTTCATCATCGCCGGGGCCTGCTTTGCCTTCCTGTGGTATAACGCCTTTCCCGCCCAGTTGTTTATGGGCGATACCGGGGCGCTGGCGCTGGGAGCGGCGCTGGGCGTGGTTGCACTGATGACCGGGCAGTGGGCGCTGCTGCCGGTGATCGCCTTTGTGCCGGTGGCGGAAACGCTCAGCGTGGTGGTGCAGATAGCCTATCTGCGGCGCACCGGGCGCAAACTGTTGCGGATGAGTCCGCTGCATCTGCATTACCAGGAAATGGGCTGGAGCGAGGTGCAGGTGGTTCAACGCTTCTGGATCATTGCGCTGGTCGGTTCCATGCTGGGGATTGCCCTGGCGCTGGTTTAG
- the murD gene encoding UDP-N-acetylmuramoyl-L-alanine--D-glutamate ligase, producing MEDDRGRRVVADELHGKHVVVIGFARQGQALARWLPGIGARVTVTDARPEESFGEVLASYRACGVRFVLGGHPLNLLDDADVLCVSGGVPLTAPLVAEAFRCGVPVTNDAQLFMARCPAQTIGITGSAGKTTTTSLVGAMCRAAGRVTHVGGNIGDVLLDVLPAIQPSDVVVMELSSFQLELMTASPAIGAILNITPNHLDRHGTLEAYAAAKANLIRYQKADDLAILGRDDPGAAALAGVAPGRVAWFSAREVVADGAYLDGGRLTVVGMASPEGLPQAVLPRAEVPLRGAHNVLNALAACAIAGAAGIPPETLAAAIRTFRSVAHRLEVVRVRDGVTWVNDSIATAPERVLAAVRSYDEPLVLLLGGKDKNLPWDGLIDLVVQKARAVVTFGAHGPVVAALLHQALARGAEGLLAPERVREAVTLEEAVAAAAALARPGDVVLLSPGGTSYDAYRDFEERGAHFRALVNAL from the coding sequence GTGGAAGACGATAGAGGCAGGCGCGTCGTGGCGGATGAGTTGCATGGCAAGCATGTGGTGGTGATAGGCTTCGCCCGGCAGGGGCAGGCACTGGCCCGCTGGCTGCCGGGGATCGGGGCGCGGGTGACCGTCACCGACGCCCGCCCGGAAGAGTCCTTTGGCGAGGTTCTGGCGTCTTACCGCGCTTGCGGCGTGCGTTTTGTCCTGGGCGGGCATCCGCTGAATCTGCTCGATGATGCGGACGTGCTGTGCGTCTCCGGTGGCGTGCCGCTGACGGCGCCGCTGGTGGCGGAAGCATTCCGGTGCGGTGTGCCGGTGACCAATGATGCCCAGTTGTTCATGGCTCGCTGCCCCGCGCAGACCATCGGCATCACTGGCAGCGCCGGCAAGACGACCACAACCTCGCTGGTTGGCGCCATGTGCCGCGCCGCCGGGCGTGTGACACACGTTGGCGGCAATATCGGCGATGTGCTGCTGGATGTGCTGCCTGCTATTCAGCCCTCCGACGTTGTGGTGATGGAGCTGAGCAGCTTCCAGCTTGAACTGATGACGGCCAGCCCGGCCATTGGCGCGATTCTGAATATCACCCCTAATCATCTTGATCGTCACGGGACGCTGGAAGCCTATGCCGCGGCCAAAGCGAACCTGATCCGCTACCAGAAGGCGGACGACCTGGCCATCCTGGGTCGCGACGATCCGGGCGCGGCGGCTCTGGCAGGCGTGGCGCCGGGGCGTGTGGCCTGGTTCAGCGCCCGTGAGGTCGTGGCGGATGGCGCCTATCTCGATGGCGGGCGCCTGACCGTGGTCGGTATGGCCAGCCCTGAGGGCCTCCCGCAGGCCGTGCTACCGCGGGCGGAAGTCCCGCTGCGTGGTGCGCATAACGTTCTTAACGCGCTGGCGGCATGCGCTATCGCCGGGGCGGCGGGCATCCCGCCGGAAACGCTGGCGGCAGCGATCCGGACTTTCCGCAGTGTGGCCCACCGGCTGGAAGTGGTGCGGGTGCGCGACGGTGTCACCTGGGTCAACGATAGCATCGCTACCGCGCCGGAGCGCGTGCTGGCCGCCGTGCGCAGCTATGACGAGCCGCTTGTCCTGCTGCTGGGCGGCAAAGATAAGAACCTGCCCTGGGACGGGCTGATCGACCTGGTAGTGCAAAAGGCGCGGGCGGTGGTCACATTTGGCGCGCACGGGCCGGTAGTGGCCGCGTTGCTGCACCAGGCGCTGGCCCGCGGCGCGGAGGGATTGCTGGCTCCGGAGCGTGTGCGGGAGGCTGTCACGCTGGAGGAGGCGGTGGCGGCGGCAGCAGCGCTGGCCCGCCCTGGCGATGTGGTGTTGCTCTCGCCTGGCGGCACCAGTTATGACGCTTATCGCGATTTTGAGGAGCGCGGCGCGCACTTCCGGGCGCTGGTCAACGCGCTCTAG
- a CDS encoding cell division protein FtsW, with product MATMPQFFEDKAPPPDSARIAERKKLFRARIDLYLVLVVGILLAIGLMMVFSTTFDWSYQTYGDPSVIFMRQVRSMALGGVVTLLLALIDYRIWKRFALWMMLVVIALLIALLMTAPEVFGAQRAFINGSLQPGEVAQLVTIIYMAAWLSAKQSKIRRISYGLIPFSILIGSVGGLIVLQPDLSTASLILITAVTMFFLAGADLLQMGIIGLFMGGIGYLFAMQISYAGSRLASYLASTTDLTKASYHVQQAVIAFLNGGLTGVGLGESYQKFGFLPAPHTDSIFAVLAEELGLLGCILVAGLFVVLAVRGYRIARGAPDSFGALLAAGVTTWIVVEALLNIAVMTAVLPFSGVPLPFISFGGSALVTSMAGVGLLLSISRVTARESVPERRAHADPDLSRGDRGRSVPRVRRGRGAATGR from the coding sequence ATGGCGACCATGCCACAGTTCTTTGAGGACAAAGCGCCACCCCCTGATTCGGCGCGCATTGCTGAGCGTAAGAAGCTCTTCCGCGCCCGGATTGACCTGTACCTGGTGCTGGTGGTGGGTATCCTGCTGGCGATCGGGCTGATGATGGTCTTCAGCACCACGTTCGACTGGAGCTACCAGACTTACGGCGATCCCTCCGTGATCTTCATGCGGCAGGTGCGGTCGATGGCGCTGGGGGGGGTGGTGACGCTTCTGCTGGCGTTGATCGATTACCGGATATGGAAGAGGTTCGCTCTGTGGATGATGCTGGTAGTGATCGCGCTGCTGATCGCGCTGCTGATGACCGCGCCGGAGGTGTTTGGCGCGCAGCGCGCTTTCATCAACGGCTCGCTCCAGCCCGGCGAGGTGGCCCAGCTGGTGACCATCATTTACATGGCGGCCTGGCTTTCCGCCAAGCAGAGCAAAATCCGCCGCATTAGCTACGGCCTGATCCCATTTTCGATTCTGATCGGCTCGGTGGGCGGGCTGATTGTACTCCAGCCGGACCTGAGTACCGCATCGCTGATTCTGATTACGGCGGTGACAATGTTCTTCCTGGCTGGCGCGGATTTGTTGCAGATGGGTATTATCGGGCTGTTCATGGGGGGGATAGGCTACCTGTTTGCCATGCAGATCAGCTACGCCGGGTCGCGTCTGGCTTCGTACCTGGCGAGTACGACCGATCTGACCAAGGCCAGCTATCATGTCCAGCAGGCGGTGATCGCCTTCCTGAATGGTGGGTTAACCGGCGTTGGGCTGGGCGAGAGCTACCAGAAGTTTGGCTTTTTGCCTGCGCCACATACGGATAGCATTTTCGCTGTGCTGGCGGAAGAACTGGGGTTGCTCGGTTGTATCCTGGTGGCGGGGTTGTTTGTGGTGCTGGCGGTGCGCGGCTACCGGATCGCCCGTGGAGCGCCGGATAGCTTCGGGGCGTTGCTGGCCGCCGGGGTCACCACATGGATTGTCGTGGAAGCGCTGCTGAACATCGCTGTGATGACAGCGGTGTTGCCGTTCAGCGGTGTGCCGCTGCCGTTTATCAGCTTTGGCGGTTCGGCGCTGGTGACTTCGATGGCGGGTGTGGGCCTGCTGCTGAGCATCTCCCGTGTGACGGCGCGCGAATCGGTACCGGAACGGAGAGCGCATGCGGATCCTGATCTCAGCCGGGGGGACCGGGGGCGGAGTGTACCCCGCGTTCGCCGTGGCAGAGGCGCTGCAACAGGGCGCTGA
- a CDS encoding UDP-N-acetylglucosamine--N-acetylmuramyl-(pentapeptide) pyrophosphoryl-undecaprenol N-acetylglucosamine transferase has translation MYPAFAVAEALQQGADDLPPVTLFFVGGVGAGGMEPELIARSGIVWQRVVYIQGGPIHGVSPARLAVSAAKLAVGFIQALGLVMRWRPERVFLTGGWASLPVALAGWLWRVPVYAFVPDIEPGLTLRVASRFARRVAATSAESARYFRAGQVVETGYPLRRSVLGATRAAAVTHFQLDKGRRTLLVFGGSSGARSINRALLAILPDLLADENLQVLHISGKLDWPEVSAARERLAQAAQKRYHAYAYLHEDMGLALAAADLVVSRAGASTLGEFPQFGLPAILVPYPHAWRYQKVNADYLTSRGAAIWLADDQLAEALYPAIRRLLDDPAALAMMGEKARQLARPEGARAIARLLVRACEVEGR, from the coding sequence GTGTACCCCGCGTTCGCCGTGGCAGAGGCGCTGCAACAGGGCGCTGACGATCTGCCGCCGGTGACGCTGTTCTTTGTGGGCGGCGTGGGCGCTGGCGGGATGGAACCGGAACTGATCGCCCGCAGCGGGATCGTCTGGCAACGGGTGGTGTACATCCAGGGCGGACCGATCCATGGGGTCAGCCCGGCGCGGCTGGCGGTCAGCGCGGCGAAGCTGGCGGTGGGGTTTATCCAGGCACTGGGGCTGGTGATGCGCTGGCGACCGGAGCGGGTCTTCCTGACCGGTGGTTGGGCCAGCCTGCCGGTCGCCCTGGCGGGCTGGCTGTGGCGCGTACCGGTCTATGCCTTTGTGCCGGATATCGAGCCAGGGCTGACGCTCCGGGTGGCCAGCCGCTTCGCCCGCCGGGTAGCGGCGACTTCCGCCGAGTCCGCCCGTTACTTCCGGGCGGGGCAGGTGGTGGAAACCGGTTACCCGTTGCGGCGGAGCGTGCTGGGAGCTACGCGAGCGGCGGCTGTGACCCACTTCCAGCTGGACAAGGGACGGCGGACGTTGCTGGTCTTCGGCGGGAGCAGCGGCGCGCGCAGCATCAACCGGGCGTTGCTGGCCATTCTGCCTGACCTGCTGGCGGATGAAAACTTGCAGGTGCTGCACATTAGCGGCAAACTCGATTGGCCGGAAGTCAGCGCGGCCCGGGAGCGTTTAGCGCAGGCAGCGCAGAAGCGTTATCATGCCTATGCTTATTTGCATGAGGATATGGGGCTGGCGCTGGCGGCGGCTGACCTGGTGGTAAGCCGGGCAGGGGCCAGTACGCTGGGGGAGTTCCCGCAGTTTGGCCTGCCAGCGATCCTGGTGCCGTATCCGCATGCCTGGCGTTACCAGAAGGTCAATGCGGACTATCTGACATCGCGGGGGGCGGCGATCTGGCTGGCCGACGATCAACTGGCTGAGGCGTTGTATCCGGCGATCCGGCGCCTGCTGGACGATCCGGCGGCGCTGGCGATGATGGGGGAAAAAGCGCGGCAACTGGCCCGCCCGGAAGGCGCCCGCGCGATTGCCCGCCTGCTGGTGAGGGCATGCGAAGTGGAGGGGCGATGA